Proteins encoded within one genomic window of candidate division WOR-3 bacterium:
- a CDS encoding alpha-amylase/4-alpha-glucanotransferase domain-containing protein — MKKKLLFGVHNHQPVGNFKHVFDHSFERSYKPFLDIMYEYPQFKFSMHTTGPLWEYFEAEHPEYIEKVREMVLRGQLELVISGFYEPVLASIPHRDRIGQIKLAKDYIKDRFNYDAKGLWLTERVWESDIVQSLVESGIKYVLVDDFHFLSAGKKKEELHGYYVTEGEGKTLAIFPIDETLRYLTPFREVYQSIDYIKNIPGQMAIIFDDGEKFGLWPGTYEWVYERGWLRNFVEAVLNSDDIEPMTYSEAMKFFSPLGRIYLPTASYFEMGEWSLPADGAVDFIKFVNRLRAEGIFDEYRRFVRGGIWKNFLVKYEESNNMHKKMLYLSELLSTSKVRKLKINLYRAQCNDAYWHGVFGGLYLPHLRKEIYSNLIEVDRNVKSPERLVEDLNKDGRPEISIKSKDLRLTIIPHLGGSIYEISSFKYLYNFQDTLTRRFEHYHVGVKIGEPPKEGVASIHEQEKWIDEQSAKEMVYDKYPRYSFFVHFLPKELDLQGLRYNRYEELGDFVAGEFDYKFNRNVLQLRRQGRVKGEREVKVSVVKTIAPVKGGFDLGLTIKSEGDLDHLLGVELNLKFEVPTLVFDGSNVNISHSEYLLKGRNRLEIADEILGVIVSIEGSHFEDIYLYPILTISQSEKGFDLVYQGSSIFLLAKLMGKNYRDLIRVRFKGGKNA, encoded by the coding sequence ATGAAGAAGAAACTGCTATTTGGAGTTCATAACCATCAACCCGTTGGAAATTTCAAACACGTTTTTGACCACTCCTTTGAGCGCAGTTACAAGCCTTTCCTCGATATTATGTATGAATACCCACAGTTCAAGTTTTCGATGCACACAACCGGTCCTCTTTGGGAGTATTTTGAGGCAGAGCACCCTGAATACATCGAAAAGGTAAGGGAGATGGTCTTGAGGGGACAATTAGAGCTGGTGATTAGCGGTTTTTATGAGCCTGTACTCGCCTCTATTCCCCACAGGGATAGGATTGGGCAAATAAAGCTTGCCAAAGATTATATTAAAGACCGTTTCAACTACGATGCAAAAGGCCTGTGGTTGACTGAAAGGGTATGGGAATCAGATATTGTCCAATCCCTCGTTGAGAGCGGGATAAAATATGTCCTTGTGGACGACTTTCACTTTCTCTCTGCGGGAAAAAAGAAAGAGGAGCTGCACGGGTATTATGTAACAGAAGGGGAAGGGAAGACCTTAGCCATTTTTCCCATTGATGAGACCCTCAGGTATTTAACCCCCTTTAGAGAGGTTTATCAAAGTATCGACTACATAAAGAATATTCCAGGCCAAATGGCTATAATCTTCGATGATGGCGAAAAATTTGGGCTCTGGCCCGGGACTTATGAATGGGTTTATGAAAGAGGATGGCTTAGAAATTTTGTTGAGGCAGTTTTAAATAGCGACGATATTGAGCCCATGACCTATTCTGAGGCAATGAAATTTTTCTCTCCTCTTGGTAGGATTTATCTTCCCACCGCTTCCTATTTTGAAATGGGTGAGTGGTCTCTTCCGGCGGATGGGGCCGTGGATTTCATTAAGTTTGTAAACAGGCTACGAGCAGAGGGCATTTTCGATGAGTACAGGAGGTTTGTAAGGGGTGGTATTTGGAAGAACTTCTTAGTAAAATATGAAGAGTCCAACAACATGCACAAGAAGATGCTATATCTTTCAGAACTTCTCTCTACAAGTAAGGTTCGAAAATTAAAGATTAATCTTTACAGAGCTCAGTGCAACGATGCTTACTGGCATGGAGTTTTTGGGGGCTTATACCTTCCCCATCTAAGAAAAGAGATATATTCCAACCTCATTGAAGTTGACAGGAATGTGAAGAGTCCTGAAAGACTGGTGGAGGACCTGAATAAAGATGGTAGGCCGGAGATCAGCATAAAAAGTAAGGATTTGAGGCTTACAATAATACCCCATCTTGGTGGCTCTATTTATGAGATTTCCAGTTTTAAATACCTTTATAATTTCCAGGACACCCTGACAAGGCGTTTTGAGCACTATCATGTGGGTGTGAAAATCGGAGAGCCACCTAAGGAAGGAGTCGCTTCCATTCATGAACAGGAGAAATGGATTGATGAACAAAGTGCCAAAGAGATGGTCTATGACAAGTATCCTCGTTACTCCTTCTTCGTCCATTTCCTTCCTAAGGAATTGGATTTGCAGGGCCTTAGATATAACCGTTATGAGGAGTTAGGCGACTTTGTTGCGGGAGAATTTGATTATAAATTTAATCGAAACGTGCTTCAATTAAGGCGCCAGGGAAGAGTAAAAGGGGAAAGGGAAGTGAAGGTGAGTGTTGTTAAGACTATTGCACCGGTTAAGGGTGGATTTGACTTAGGGTTGACAATAAAGAGCGAGGGGGATTTGGATCACCTTCTTGGTGTTGAGTTGAATTTAAAGTTTGAAGTGCCAACTCTTGTTTTTGATGGCAGTAACGTAAACATAAGCCACAGTGAATACCTTTTAAAGGGTAGGAATCGTTTGGAAATCGCAGATGAGATTTTAGGAGTGATCGTATCCATAGAAGGTTCCCATTTTGAGGATATATACCTTTACCCTATCTTGACTATTTCCCAGTCAGAAAAGGGGTTTGACTTAGTATATCAGGGAAGCTCAATTTTTCTATTAGCTAAACTGATGGGCAAGAATTACAGGGATTTAATCAGAGTGAGGTTCAAAGGAGGGAAAAATGCCTGA
- a CDS encoding glycoside hydrolase family 57 protein has product MRVLFLWHMHQPAYFVNENGRRVYYLPWVLQHALREYYEMPYILSKFDEVKVTFNLVPVLIEQLLDYAEGKAECKFTNLALKPADSLTEEEIKFILFHFFNVSEKTRIRPYPRYYYLLRKRGKPHEIESRWKYFTLQDLRDLKFYWLFSAVSPLIIENHPVLKELGKKGQKYSDEDVKLLYQEMVPLIKKTVDLYRELHESKHIEISTTPYYHPILPVICNSKNAEISNPNTRKPDFTFSEPENAKRQVAKAVQFMAETMKVKVQGMWPAEGSVSMDTVDIYREYGIKWIATDEEILFKSLRTLDREKIYKPYLVNGIKIFFRDRILSDKIGFEYTRQGEVEAALDLFERLRDLSKVEDRIVSIILDGENPWDNYPNGGLKFLETLYSLLNKCTRIKTATFSEVAEEGAEPLHYLHPGSWIRGDFTTWVGHEEKNRAWKYLAQVKSMLKGHLNPQAEEELMCAEGSDWFWWYGDDNFTLYFREFDELFRKHLKRALELANLQVPDFLEEPIKKEIQSITPSVLAVSYINPKIDGLVESYYEYLGAGEFDVSTFSTGQMVVKSYFLEKIVYGFNDEKIFLMLRLQPGRSIERLELYFEGGSDIVIDLKQNSSNYEGVEFAYRKVLEIALPLGLCGNSKELKFYLIVRGEEVAERYPRVGSFKINKLQKDEIDQIW; this is encoded by the coding sequence ATGAGGGTACTTTTCCTCTGGCACATGCACCAGCCTGCCTATTTTGTGAATGAAAATGGCAGACGTGTATACTATTTGCCTTGGGTCCTTCAGCATGCCCTGAGAGAGTACTATGAGATGCCTTATATTCTTTCAAAGTTTGATGAAGTTAAGGTAACCTTTAACCTTGTCCCCGTTCTTATTGAGCAACTTCTTGACTATGCGGAAGGCAAGGCAGAGTGCAAATTTACAAATCTTGCGTTAAAGCCTGCAGATTCTTTAACGGAAGAAGAGATTAAATTTATCCTCTTTCATTTCTTTAACGTAAGCGAAAAGACCAGAATTAGGCCATATCCCCGTTATTACTATCTTTTAAGAAAAAGGGGGAAACCCCATGAAATTGAGTCCCGGTGGAAATATTTTACCCTTCAGGATCTTCGTGATTTGAAGTTTTACTGGCTATTTAGTGCTGTAAGTCCCTTGATTATCGAGAATCATCCCGTTTTAAAAGAACTTGGAAAGAAAGGCCAAAAATACAGCGATGAAGATGTCAAACTGCTCTACCAGGAGATGGTTCCGCTGATTAAAAAGACCGTTGATCTTTATAGAGAATTGCACGAATCTAAACATATTGAGATATCAACGACTCCTTATTACCATCCGATTCTCCCTGTAATTTGCAATTCTAAGAATGCAGAAATTTCAAACCCTAATACCCGTAAGCCCGACTTTACCTTTTCTGAACCTGAAAATGCAAAGAGGCAAGTAGCCAAGGCAGTTCAATTCATGGCTGAAACAATGAAGGTAAAGGTCCAGGGTATGTGGCCTGCGGAAGGCTCGGTTTCTATGGACACTGTAGATATTTACAGGGAGTACGGAATTAAATGGATTGCAACGGACGAGGAAATCCTTTTCAAATCTCTCAGAACCCTTGATAGAGAAAAGATTTACAAGCCTTATCTCGTAAATGGTATAAAGATTTTTTTCAGGGATCGGATCCTTTCAGACAAAATAGGCTTCGAATATACAAGACAGGGTGAGGTAGAAGCTGCCCTGGACCTTTTTGAAAGGTTAAGAGACCTCTCCAAGGTTGAGGATAGGATAGTGTCTATAATTCTCGATGGTGAAAACCCATGGGATAATTATCCCAATGGGGGTCTTAAATTTCTAGAAACATTATACAGTCTTTTGAACAAATGCACCCGTATAAAAACCGCTACCTTCAGTGAAGTAGCAGAGGAGGGGGCGGAGCCTTTACATTATCTGCATCCAGGTTCCTGGATCCGGGGAGACTTTACCACCTGGGTAGGGCATGAAGAGAAGAATAGGGCATGGAAATATTTAGCGCAGGTTAAATCGATGTTAAAAGGTCATTTAAACCCACAGGCAGAAGAGGAATTGATGTGTGCCGAGGGGTCTGACTGGTTTTGGTGGTATGGAGACGACAATTTTACCCTGTATTTTAGGGAGTTTGATGAACTTTTTAGAAAGCATTTAAAAAGAGCGCTCGAACTTGCAAATCTCCAGGTTCCCGATTTCCTTGAAGAACCAATCAAAAAGGAGATTCAAAGTATTACCCCTTCTGTCTTGGCAGTATCTTATATCAATCCCAAAATCGATGGTCTCGTGGAAAGTTATTACGAGTACTTAGGGGCTGGTGAATTTGATGTTTCCACCTTTTCAACAGGTCAAATGGTTGTGAAAAGTTACTTTTTGGAGAAAATTGTTTACGGCTTTAATGATGAAAAGATCTTTTTAATGCTCAGGTTACAACCAGGGCGTTCCATCGAAAGATTGGAGCTCTACTTCGAGGGCGGGAGCGACATCGTTATAGATTTGAAACAGAATAGTTCTAATTATGAGGGCGTTGAATTTGCGTACCGGAAGGTTCTGGAAATTGCCCTGCCCCTGGGTTTGTGCGGTAATTCAAAGGAATTGAAGTTTTATTTAATTGTAAGAGGTGAAGAGGTTGCTGAAAGGTATCCACGAGTTGGCTCCTTTAAAATTAATAAGTTGCAGAAGGATGAAATCGATCAAATCTGGTAG
- a CDS encoding sugar phosphate nucleotidyltransferase, whose translation MKCIVMAGGFGTRIRPLTMSIPKPMLPLVNKPILERIVSHLKKHGIEDLIMLLYFQPEVIKNYFGDGSDFGVKITYVVPQEDYGTAGACKMAEEYLGDEERILVISGDLLTDYNLKAMMDFHEKKKSMVTIGLTRVADPLQFGIVITDENSRIVKFLEKPTWGEVFSDTINTGIYLLNREVFNYIPKGNAFDYSKDLFPLLLKEGKPLYGFIGKGYWRDIGDPDAYRYAHYDVFDGKVNIAIEGTKLDLVGRDVRVGEDVKIGEDVDFKGTVIIGKNTTIGDRCKIQRSSIGNNCVIEQGVEIVDSIIWDNVYIKRGAKIHGAVLMNGVSVLDEAEINEGAVIADECIIGKNAVVRENVKIWPRKIVEDSAVVISNVVWGEKWKRSLFQGSKITGLTNVELTPEMCAKLGAAYGALLTRNSWVILGRDASPSARNLRRAFIGGLGASGVNIKDAQMIPLPILRFKLSTFGEIGGVYFRQTPDDPPSTDIIFFDSNAFQISPDFAKSIERVFYREDFRRAHYSEAGQIVVENRIFEFYRESYLKSLNLDVIKGTPLKVVFDYAHGEIADFFPYIVNEFLIEYISLNAHIDVERKPKNEEDLKRSLERISHLIVNLKYDLGVYFYPGGERLALFDPTGRVWSGVDLLVFVLYLVISAGLKGTVVLPPFVPDEVAKVCERSGVEIKFVQSSSRISEIEAGKHDVIFAGTGEGHLIFPELHCVSDPMFAFGRILEIVSSSKIDIAELSRSIPPFEIYQERIPCSFEKKGTVMREIAESIKGENASL comes from the coding sequence ATGAAGTGTATTGTTATGGCAGGCGGTTTTGGTACAAGGATAAGACCTTTAACTATGAGTATACCTAAACCTATGTTGCCACTGGTAAACAAACCGATCCTTGAAAGGATTGTTTCGCACCTTAAAAAACACGGAATTGAAGATCTTATCATGCTCCTTTATTTCCAGCCCGAGGTTATAAAGAACTACTTTGGGGATGGCTCTGATTTCGGGGTTAAGATTACCTATGTAGTACCTCAGGAGGATTACGGTACTGCTGGCGCCTGCAAAATGGCTGAGGAATACCTTGGTGATGAGGAAAGGATTCTTGTAATAAGCGGTGATCTACTTACCGATTATAACCTTAAAGCTATGATGGATTTTCATGAAAAGAAAAAGTCAATGGTTACCATTGGACTCACCAGGGTTGCCGATCCGTTGCAATTTGGTATCGTAATCACTGATGAGAATTCCAGGATTGTCAAATTTCTTGAAAAGCCAACATGGGGAGAGGTCTTTTCTGATACAATAAACACCGGTATCTATTTGCTAAATAGGGAAGTTTTCAATTATATCCCAAAGGGGAACGCCTTTGACTACTCTAAGGACCTTTTCCCATTGCTTCTAAAGGAGGGAAAGCCACTCTATGGCTTTATCGGAAAAGGGTACTGGAGAGATATCGGAGACCCCGATGCCTACCGTTATGCCCACTATGATGTTTTTGATGGTAAGGTGAATATTGCTATTGAAGGGACGAAACTGGACCTTGTGGGTCGCGATGTACGAGTTGGAGAGGATGTTAAAATAGGTGAAGACGTTGATTTTAAGGGTACTGTTATTATAGGTAAAAACACTACTATCGGTGATAGATGCAAAATACAGAGGTCTTCGATTGGGAATAACTGTGTGATAGAGCAGGGAGTGGAGATAGTTGATTCAATAATCTGGGATAACGTCTATATAAAAAGAGGCGCAAAGATACATGGTGCCGTTTTGATGAACGGAGTGAGCGTGCTCGACGAAGCTGAGATTAATGAGGGGGCAGTTATTGCCGATGAATGCATTATCGGGAAAAATGCGGTAGTTAGGGAGAATGTTAAAATCTGGCCTCGGAAGATCGTTGAAGACTCAGCGGTGGTGATTTCTAATGTGGTGTGGGGTGAAAAGTGGAAAAGGTCCCTCTTCCAGGGGTCAAAGATTACTGGTTTGACCAATGTGGAACTTACTCCAGAGATGTGCGCGAAACTCGGTGCGGCGTATGGTGCCTTATTGACCAGAAATTCGTGGGTTATTTTGGGGCGGGATGCCAGCCCCTCTGCACGGAATTTGAGACGCGCTTTTATTGGTGGTCTTGGAGCCAGCGGTGTGAATATCAAAGACGCCCAGATGATTCCATTGCCCATTTTGAGATTCAAACTCAGTACCTTTGGTGAAATCGGAGGTGTATATTTCAGGCAGACTCCTGACGATCCCCCTTCAACGGATATCATATTTTTTGATTCTAACGCTTTTCAAATTTCACCAGACTTTGCTAAATCTATCGAAAGGGTTTTCTATAGGGAAGACTTCCGAAGGGCACATTACAGTGAAGCGGGACAGATTGTAGTTGAAAACAGGATTTTCGAATTTTATCGGGAATCTTACCTCAAGTCATTAAATCTCGATGTAATAAAGGGAACACCCTTGAAGGTGGTTTTTGACTATGCCCACGGTGAGATTGCCGACTTTTTCCCCTATATCGTTAATGAATTTCTCATTGAATATATAAGCCTTAATGCCCATATTGATGTTGAGCGAAAGCCAAAAAACGAGGAAGATTTAAAACGTTCCTTAGAGCGAATCTCCCATTTGATAGTAAATTTGAAATATGACCTTGGTGTCTACTTTTATCCTGGCGGTGAGAGGCTTGCCCTGTTTGACCCCACAGGTAGAGTCTGGAGTGGAGTAGATTTGCTTGTTTTTGTCCTATACCTTGTCATTAGTGCGGGTCTTAAAGGAACCGTTGTCCTACCGCCCTTTGTTCCTGATGAAGTAGCAAAAGTTTGTGAAAGAAGTGGTGTTGAGATAAAATTTGTTCAGTCGTCTTCCCGTATATCGGAGATTGAGGCGGGTAAGCACGATGTTATTTTCGCGGGAACTGGAGAAGGGCATTTGATATTCCCTGAGTTACACTGCGTTTCAGATCCAATGTTTGCCTTTGGGAGGATTCTTGAAATTGTCTCCTCTTCAAAAATCGACATTGCAGAACTTTCCAGAAGTATTCCTCCTTTTGAAATTTATCAAGAGAGAATCCCATGTTCTTTTGAGAAAAAAGGGACCGTCATGCGAGAAATTGCGGAATCCATCAAGGGAGAAAATGCCTCTTTGTAG
- a CDS encoding response regulator yields the protein MANYRILLVDDEPDIRAVYGEMLRREGYDVVTAENAEEALYKISTEQVDLVILDIKMKGKSGLEVLESLEKEKKKKDIPVILFTAYSSYQDEYTAWFADAYVVKSGDPTELKNEIKKLLQRKKETAK from the coding sequence ATGGCTAATTACAGAATTTTATTGGTGGACGATGAGCCTGATATAAGGGCGGTATATGGAGAGATGCTGCGGAGAGAAGGGTATGATGTGGTAACGGCGGAAAATGCTGAAGAAGCCCTTTATAAGATATCAACAGAGCAGGTAGACCTTGTCATCCTCGATATTAAGATGAAGGGAAAGTCAGGGCTTGAAGTTCTTGAAAGCCTTGAGAAAGAAAAGAAAAAGAAGGACATCCCCGTTATCCTGTTTACAGCTTATAGTTCCTATCAGGACGAGTATACCGCCTGGTTCGCCGATGCCTACGTAGTGAAATCAGGTGATCCTACGGAGTTGAAAAACGAAATTAAAAAGCTGCTTCAGAGAAAGAAAGAGACCGCTAAATAA
- a CDS encoding RtcB family protein yields the protein MWEGRLEKIDNFRWKISQDYKRCMRVPGIIYASEKLLDSIKKDNAPEQVANVACLPGIQKYSIAMPDIHWGYGFPIGGVASFDVEEGVISPGGVGYDINCGVRILRTNLKKSDIEKHLEKILDAVFHNVPAGVGKGGIYKVTEKELRDVMLNGARWVVERGFGWKEDLERIEEGGAMSGANPDKVSRRAIERGLPQLGSLGAGNHFLEIQVVERIFDREAAKIIGIEEGTITIMIHTGSRGFGHQICDDYVRQLQNAMNKYGINVPDRQLASVPFKSPEGQAYFGAMVCAANFAWANRQFITHWIRESFEKVLGESAEKLGMQIIYDVAHNIAKVEDHVVDGQVKKVVVHRKGATRAFPKGHPQVPAVYKEIGQPVLIPGDMGTASYILLGTQRAMEETFGSTAHGAGRVLSRSEAIRQTRGRNIIEELRRQGILVKVHSMETLSEEVPDAYKDVDVVVDVVHNAGISKKVARMVPIAVIKG from the coding sequence ATGTGGGAAGGCAGGTTGGAAAAAATTGACAATTTTAGGTGGAAGATTAGTCAAGATTATAAAAGGTGCATGAGGGTTCCAGGTATCATTTATGCTTCTGAGAAACTTCTGGACTCCATTAAGAAGGACAATGCACCTGAGCAGGTAGCGAACGTAGCCTGTCTTCCCGGGATTCAAAAGTATTCCATTGCTATGCCGGATATCCATTGGGGATATGGTTTCCCCATTGGCGGAGTTGCTTCCTTCGATGTGGAAGAGGGGGTAATCTCACCTGGTGGAGTAGGATACGACATAAACTGTGGAGTTAGAATACTAAGAACAAATCTGAAGAAATCGGATATTGAAAAACATTTGGAAAAGATTCTGGATGCTGTTTTCCACAATGTCCCTGCAGGTGTGGGTAAGGGTGGAATTTACAAAGTCACAGAAAAGGAATTGAGGGATGTGATGCTCAATGGTGCCCGCTGGGTAGTGGAACGGGGCTTTGGCTGGAAGGAAGACCTGGAGAGGATTGAAGAAGGTGGGGCAATGAGCGGTGCAAATCCTGACAAGGTCTCAAGGAGGGCAATCGAAAGGGGACTTCCTCAGCTTGGGTCTCTTGGTGCGGGTAATCATTTTCTTGAAATCCAGGTGGTTGAGAGGATCTTTGATAGGGAGGCAGCAAAAATCATAGGGATTGAGGAAGGTACTATTACAATCATGATCCATACAGGCTCCAGGGGTTTTGGCCACCAAATTTGCGACGATTATGTTAGGCAGCTTCAGAATGCAATGAATAAGTATGGCATTAATGTACCCGATAGACAGCTGGCATCGGTGCCTTTCAAGTCCCCTGAGGGGCAGGCCTACTTTGGTGCAATGGTATGTGCTGCCAATTTTGCCTGGGCAAATAGGCAGTTTATTACCCACTGGATAAGGGAGTCCTTTGAAAAAGTCCTTGGCGAGAGTGCAGAAAAACTGGGTATGCAGATCATTTACGACGTTGCTCACAACATCGCTAAGGTTGAAGACCATGTGGTGGATGGGCAGGTTAAAAAGGTTGTTGTTCACAGAAAGGGTGCTACAAGAGCGTTTCCGAAGGGGCACCCTCAAGTTCCCGCAGTTTATAAGGAGATAGGCCAGCCTGTTTTAATCCCCGGTGATATGGGAACTGCCTCTTACATACTTCTTGGAACCCAAAGGGCGATGGAAGAAACCTTTGGCTCAACGGCACATGGCGCAGGAAGGGTCCTTTCCCGGAGTGAGGCTATAAGACAAACAAGGGGAAGAAATATAATTGAGGAGCTACGAAGACAAGGTATCCTTGTGAAGGTTCATTCTATGGAGACTTTGAGCGAAGAGGTTCCCGATGCTTACAAGGATGTTGACGTGGTGGTCGATGTGGTTCACAATGCAGGGATTTCTAAGAAAGTGGCAAGGATGGTCCCTATAGCGGTTATTAAAGGATAA
- a CDS encoding pyridoxal phosphate-dependent aminotransferase yields MSIKKNTLRISNRAKEMQASPIRKLYPYAVEAKKKGITVYHLNIGQPDVPTPRQIFEGIRNFSDPVLPYGPSDGIPELREAIAHYFERFGVKVSPSEVFITTGGSEAILFAFLLVGDYGDEVLVPEPFYTNYQGFAQQVGIFLRPIPTSVEDGFHLPSYEVIKKLVTDKTRAILLCSPNNPTGTIYEDEEFENVIKVVKEFGLYLLVDEVYREFAFDGRKPTTTLKFEDVHDQLIVLDSISKRFSACGARVGFIVTKNKEFLEAFLKMGQARLCPPTIEQWGAVNGFRHIDEFIGPMIAEYEKRRNAVFDELAKIPGIEARKPEGAFYTVVKLPVENAEDFALWLLKDFNVDGKTLMVAPAESFYLTPGKGVDEVRIAYVLEEDKLRDAIRILGTALEVYNSRR; encoded by the coding sequence ATGTCCATTAAGAAAAATACGTTAAGGATTTCCAATAGGGCGAAGGAGATGCAGGCTTCACCAATCAGGAAGCTTTATCCATACGCAGTGGAGGCAAAAAAGAAAGGTATCACTGTCTATCATCTAAATATAGGTCAGCCAGATGTTCCAACGCCAAGGCAAATATTTGAAGGAATAAGAAATTTTAGTGACCCCGTTCTCCCCTATGGTCCTTCCGATGGTATTCCTGAGTTGAGGGAGGCAATTGCCCATTATTTTGAAAGATTCGGTGTTAAAGTATCGCCTTCTGAGGTCTTTATAACTACAGGAGGTTCTGAAGCGATTTTATTTGCCTTTCTCTTGGTGGGTGACTATGGAGATGAGGTCTTGGTGCCGGAGCCTTTTTATACCAATTATCAAGGATTTGCCCAGCAAGTTGGGATATTCTTAAGGCCTATTCCAACTTCGGTGGAAGATGGATTTCATCTGCCATCCTATGAAGTCATAAAAAAATTGGTGACTGATAAAACCAGGGCCATCCTCCTTTGCTCCCCCAACAATCCTACGGGTACAATTTATGAAGATGAAGAATTTGAGAATGTTATAAAAGTGGTAAAGGAATTTGGGTTATATCTGCTTGTGGACGAAGTCTACAGGGAGTTCGCCTTTGATGGGCGTAAGCCTACGACAACATTAAAATTTGAAGATGTACATGATCAACTAATCGTTCTTGATTCAATCTCTAAGAGGTTTAGCGCTTGTGGTGCCCGTGTGGGCTTTATAGTTACGAAAAATAAAGAATTTCTTGAAGCCTTTTTAAAGATGGGTCAAGCAAGACTATGCCCACCTACCATAGAGCAATGGGGAGCAGTCAACGGATTTAGGCATATCGATGAATTTATAGGACCTATGATAGCAGAATATGAAAAGAGAAGGAATGCGGTTTTTGACGAACTCGCGAAAATTCCCGGAATTGAGGCAAGAAAACCCGAGGGTGCCTTTTACACCGTTGTGAAACTCCCTGTAGAAAATGCGGAAGACTTTGCACTTTGGCTTTTGAAAGATTTTAATGTTGATGGGAAGACATTGATGGTAGCCCCTGCTGAATCCTTTTACTTAACGCCTGGTAAGGGAGTGGATGAGGTTAGAATTGCCTATGTCTTGGAAGAGGATAAATTGAGAGATGCAATTAGAATTTTAGGGACGGCTTTGGAAGTATACAATTCGCGGAGGTGA
- a CDS encoding sensor domain-containing diguanylate cyclase, with amino-acid sequence MNLPKKFFEIAAQNAVDSIYFLSPERQILFWNKSAETLTGYKAREVVGRYCYDNILRHIDEKGNNLCTGKCPVVKAVETGKIQEADVFLHDKQGARIPVHVVVYPVKNTEGKVIGAVERFNINLGTSLTLESIKNLEKEAFLDPLTAIPNRRYLEKKLREAFKRYRYDGKKFGVLFIDLDNFKGINDKFGHLCGDKVLKAISQTILMNIKPIDTVGRYGGDELVVILQDVTKSKLKKIAEKLWRLIKSSEVTCEGQEISVSASIGGAVVREDDSFYRILKRTDNYLQRAKASKPSIFIGD; translated from the coding sequence ATGAATTTGCCGAAAAAATTTTTTGAGATTGCCGCGCAAAACGCTGTAGATAGCATCTATTTTTTATCCCCTGAAAGACAAATTCTCTTCTGGAACAAATCGGCAGAAACGCTGACAGGATATAAAGCGAGGGAAGTCGTAGGAAGATATTGCTATGATAACATTTTAAGACACATAGATGAAAAAGGTAACAACCTGTGCACGGGCAAATGTCCCGTAGTGAAAGCAGTAGAAACGGGGAAAATTCAGGAAGCTGACGTTTTTCTTCACGATAAGCAAGGGGCAAGGATTCCAGTTCACGTGGTAGTTTACCCCGTAAAAAACACCGAAGGTAAAGTCATAGGGGCAGTAGAGAGATTTAACATAAACCTTGGGACATCATTAACCCTTGAAAGTATAAAAAATTTAGAAAAAGAGGCCTTTCTTGACCCCTTAACAGCGATACCAAACCGGAGGTATTTGGAGAAAAAGTTGAGGGAGGCCTTCAAAAGATATCGTTACGACGGGAAAAAGTTTGGAGTTCTTTTTATTGACCTCGATAACTTCAAAGGTATAAATGACAAATTTGGGCATCTTTGCGGGGACAAGGTATTGAAAGCCATCAGCCAGACAATTTTGATGAACATCAAACCTATAGATACTGTGGGAAGATACGGCGGAGACGAGCTTGTAGTTATTTTACAGGATGTAACTAAGTCAAAACTTAAAAAAATCGCAGAGAAACTTTGGAGACTTATAAAAAGTTCAGAAGTAACTTGCGAGGGTCAAGAGATATCGGTTTCAGCCTCCATTGGAGGCGCTGTAGTTCGAGAAGATGACAGTTTCTATAGAATATTAAAAAGGACTGATAACTACCTCCAACGAGCAAAAGCGAGTAAACCTTCCATTTTTATAGGGGATTAA